A DNA window from Phragmites australis chromosome 11, lpPhrAust1.1, whole genome shotgun sequence contains the following coding sequences:
- the LOC133884613 gene encoding LOW QUALITY PROTEIN: uncharacterized protein LOC133884613 (The sequence of the model RefSeq protein was modified relative to this genomic sequence to represent the inferred CDS: inserted 3 bases in 2 codons; deleted 1 base in 1 codon), whose amino-acid sequence MPLGMNTLKELDLSRCSKVSDACIKHIVTIEGLEKLHLSETGLTDNGVMTISSLTNLRLLDLGGIHMIDKALRSLQVLTQLEHLDIWSSETTNEGASVLKAFTRLSFVNLSWTHVTSLPVPPTIRRLNMSNCATSSICDGDSEVPVPLENFIVSAASFGNMDEVFSSIQASSLSYLDMSGCCLSTLSFMEKMRNLEHLDLSLSRITDDAIEHVAKIGKNLKYLSLKNTGVTSQALCVLAGTSLSLAQTKIDDSALAYIIMVPLLRTIDISHTSVKGRNTEKMLSLSAFEHLKYLESLNLEDTPLSAEIIPPLASFTALKYLYLKSDFLSDPALHALSSASNLIHLGFCGNILSSSGLLQFVPPPKLXVLNLSGCWILTGDASSIFYRCHPMIEVRHELMLDLKANHVSTSQLHKPXESQQIKAKVANSPSRLPDICIVDERIKYSKEELMELQCLAESNLVMHGVQLPPELRRIE is encoded by the exons ATGCCCTTAGGAATGAATACATTGAAAGAGTTGGACTTGTCAAGGTGCTCAAAGGTATCTGATGCTTGTATCAAACATATAGTGACCATTGAAGGCTTGGAGAAGCTGCACTTATCTGAGACTGGGTTGACCGACAATGGAGTGATGACCATTTCTTCACTAACAAATCTACGTTTGCTAGATTTGGGGGGAATCCATATGATAGATAAAGCCCTGAGGTCTTTACAG GTACTGACACAACTAGAGCATCTTGATATTTGGAGTAGTGAAACTACAAATGAAGGAGCTTCTGTTCTTAAAGCCTTTACAAGATTGAGTTTCGTGAATCTTTCGTGGACACATGTCACTAGTTTACCAGTTCCTCCGACCATTCGGCGTCTAAACATGAGCAACTGCGCTACTAGTTCTATCTGTGATGGGGATTCTGAAGTTCCTGTCCCTCTGGAAAACTTTATTGTCTCCGCAGCTTCATTTGGCAATATGGATGAAGTATTTTCTAGCATCCAAGCAAGCTCACTGTCCTACTTGGATATGTCTGGTTGTTGTTTAAGCACCTTATCTTTCATGGAGAAGATGAGAAATCTAGAGCATTTGGACCTTAGCTTGAGCAGAATAACAGATGATGCAATTGAACATGTTGCGAAAATTGGAAAAAACTTGAAATATTTGAGCCTCAAGAATACTGGAGTAACTTCTCAGGCACTATGTGTTCTGGCAGGCACTTCGCTGTCCTTAGCTCAAACAAAAATTGATGATTCTGCTCTAGCATATATCATTATGGTGCCTTTGCTCAGAACAATAGAT ATAAGCCACACAAGTGTCAAAGGTC GAAACACGGAGAAAATGTTGTCTTTGTCTGCGTTTGAGCATCTCAAATACCTGGAAAGCCTAAATCTGGAGGATACACCACTATCAGCTGAAATCATACCTCCTTTGGCATCCTTTACAGCGTTGAAATATTTGTACCTGAAAAGTGATTTCTTGTCTGATCCTGCCTTGCATGCCCTGTCTTCTGCCTCTAATTTGATACATCTTGGGTTCTGCGGGAACATATTGTCCAGCTCTGGGCTTCTACAATTTGTACCCCCTCCGAAGCT TGTATTGAATTTAAGTGGCTGCTGGATCTTAACAGGAGATGCTAGTTCAATATTCTATAGGTGTCATCCTATGATTGAAGTAAGGCATGAGCTCATGCTGGATCTTAAGGCAAATCATGTTTCTACTTCCCAACTTCATAAAC AGGAATCTCAACAGATTAAAGCAAAAGTTGCAAACAGCCCAAGTAGGCTTCCCGATATCTGCATTGTAG ATGAAAGGATAAAATACAGCAAGGAAGAATTGATGGAGCTGCAATGCCTCGCTGAATCAAATCTAGTGATGCATGGTGTGCAGCTTCCACCAGAACTGCGAAGGATCGAATGA
- the LOC133884611 gene encoding pentatricopeptide repeat-containing protein At3g49170, chloroplastic: MATVRSTLPANVPPPPPSPKCAPAATSPRHRKPLTTTPALCSSDPSEAAALLTAAARARDLRLGRTLHARLLRTGGILIEADTVVANSLLTLYSKCGAVAAARSVFDGMRGGLRDLVSWTAMASCLARNNAEDEALRLFGELLEEGLWPNAFTLCAAAQACFASELFHLAGGAVLGFVFKTGFWGTNVSVGCALIDMFAKNGDLVAARRVFDGLVERTVVVWTLLITRYVQRDYADKAVDLFLDMLENGFLPDEYTMSGMLSACTELGSLRLGQQLHSLALRLGLESDSCVSCGLVDMYAKSNIGLPMQNARKVFERMPKHNLMSWTALLSGYVQCGSQDNKVMALFCEMLNEGIRPNHITYSSMLKACANLCDQNSGRQIHAHCMKFGLAPVNVVGNALVSMYAESGCMEEARRAFDQLYVNNMVSFNCDFNGIGRSNASQDYQIERMDVGISTFTFASLISAAASVGLLTKGQQLHAQTLKAGFGSDRGIGNSLVSMYSRCGYLEDACRAFEEMNDHNVISWTSMISGLAKHGYAEQALALFQDMISAGVKPNDVTYIAVFSACSHSGLVKEGKEYFRLMQKDHGILPRMEHYACMVDLLGRSGLVEEALDFIHKMPCKANALVWKTLLGACKTHDNMEIGEVAANRIIELEPQDPAPYVLLSNLYADAGLWDQVARIRSLMREKNLSKETGLSWMHVENTIHEFRAGDTIHPRAEEIYSKLDTLIREIKAMGYVPDTSIVLHDMSDELKEQCLLQHSEKIAVAFGLISTSATKPIRIFKNLRVCTDCHSALKYFSKATGREIILRDSNRFHRMKDGKCSCGEYW, from the coding sequence ATGGCCACCGTCCGCTCCACCCTTCCCGCTAATGtcccaccgccgcctccatctcccaAGTGCGCCCCTGCCGCCACCTCTCCCCGCCACCGCAAACCCCTCACGACGACCCCCGCACTCTGCTCCAGCGACCCCtccgaggcggcggcgctcctcaccgccgccgcgcgcgcccgCGACCTCCGCCTTGGCCGCACGCTCCACGCCCGCCTCCTCCGCACCGGAGGCATCCTCATCGAAGCCGACACCGTCGTGGCTAATTCCCTCCTCACGCTCTACTCCAAGTGCGGCGCCGTGGCCGCCGCGCGGAGCGTGTTCGACGGAATGCGCGGCGGCCTGCGGGACCTCGTCTCCTGGACGGCCATGGCGTCCTGCCTCGCGCGGAACAACGCGGAGGACGAGGCGCTCCGCCTGTTCGGCGAGTTGCTCGAGGAGGGGCTCTGGCCGAACGCGTTCACGCTGTGCGCCGCGGCCCAGGCCTGCTTCGCCAGCGAGCTCTTTCACCTGGCTGGTGGCGCGGTTCTTGGTTTCGTGTTCAAGACCGGGTTCTGGGGCACCAACGTGTCGGTGGGCTGCGCTCTGATTGACATGTTCGCTAAGAACGGGGACCTTGTAGCGGCACGCCGGGTGTTCGATGGATTGGTGGAGAGGACGGTGGTCGTCTGGACTCTGCTGATTACGCGCTATGTGCAGAGAGACTATGCAGATAAAGCTGTAGATCTGTTTCTTGACATGCTTGAGAATGGTTTTCTTCCCGATGAGTACACCATGAGCGGCATGTTATCAGCTTGTACAGAGTTGGGGTCATTAAGGTTGGGGCAGCAACTGCACTCACTAGCGCTCCGGCTTGGGCTGGAATCGGACAGTTGTGTGAGCTGTGGGCTTGTGGACATGTACGCAAAGTCTAATATCGGACTGCCGATGCAAAATGCGAGGAAAGTCTTCGAACGGATGCCCAAACACAACCTAATGTCATGGACGGCACTCTTATCAGGATATGTGCAATGTGGATCGCAGGACAACAAGGTGATGGCGCTATTTTGTGAGATGTTAAATGAAGGCATCAGACCAAACCATATCACATATTCTAGTATGCTTAAGGCTTGTGCAAACCTTTGTGATCAAAATTCAGGTAGGCAAATTCATGCCCACTGCATGAAATTCGGCCTGGCTCCTGTAAATGTTGTTGGGAATGCTCTGGTCAGCATGTATGCTGAGTCTGGTTGCATGGAGGAGGCTAGAAGGGCGTTTGACCAGCTATATGTAAACAACATGGTTTCCTTCAATTGTGATTTCAATGGAATTGGGAGGAGCAACGCTTCTCAAGATTATCAGATTGAGAGAATGGATGTAGGAATCAGCACTTTCACGTTTGCTAGTCTGATCAGTGCCGCTGCCAGTGTAGGTTTGCTAACCAAAGGTCAGCAGTTGCATGCCCAAACACTGAAGGCTGGATTTGGGTCAGATAGAGGCATAGGCAACTCTCTTGTGTCTATGTATTCTAGGTGTGGATACCTAGAAGATGCTTGCCGAGCATTTGAGGAAATGAATGACCATAATGTGATCTCATGGACTTCAATGATCAGTGGCTTAGCAAAGCATGGGTATGCAGAACAGGCCCTCGCACTGTTTCAAGATATGATCTCAGCTGGTGTGAAACCAAATGATGTCACATACATTGCCGTTTTTTCTGCATGTAGTCATTCTGGTCTAGTGAAAGAAGGGAAGGAGTACTTTAGGCTGATGCAGAAGGATCATGGAATTCTACCAAGGATGGAGCATTATGCTTGTATGGTTGATCTACTTGGGCGATCGGGCCTTGTTGAAGAAGCTCTAGATTTCATTCACAAAATGCCTTGTAAAGCAAATGCATTGGTCTGGAAAACACTTCTTGGTGCTTGTAAGACTCATGACAATATGGAGATTGGTGAGGTTGCCGCTAACCGCATCATAGAGCTCGAACCACAAGATCCAGCTCCGTATGTCCTGCTCTCAAACTTGTATGCTGATGCTGGTTTGTGGGATCAAGTTGCCAGGATAAGGAGTCTGATGAGGGAGAAAAACTTGAGCAAAGAAACAGGCTTGAGCTGGATGCATGTTGAGAACACCATTCACGAGTTTCGAGCTGGTGATACTATCCATCCGCGAGCAGAGGAGATCTATTCAAAGTTGGACACGCTGATAAGAGAAATCAAAGCCATGGGCTATGTACCAGACACAAGCATAGTGCTCCATGACATGTCGGATGAGCTGAAGGAGCAGTGTCTGCTTCAGCACAGCGAGAAGATTGCTGTTGCATTTGGTTTGATCAGTACATCGGCAACAAAGCCAATAAGGATATTTAAGAACCTTCGCGTATGCACAGATTGTCATTCAGCACTCAAGTACTTTTCTAAGGCCACTGGAAGGGAGATTATATTGAGAGATAGTAACAGATTCCACAGGATGAAGGATGGCAAATGCTCATGCGGAGAATACTGGTAA